ATTCTTGTTCACCTGGGAGAAATAGTGACTTGGTTGCACTGGAAATTACTTTTGGATGTATGAAGTACAGACAAGGACAAGAGACTGCAGTAATAAAACAACAGTGCATTGGTTCAGCTTATCTGGTAAGTGAGAGCTTGCTTACTTGGAATGGGAAAAATGATACACACTGGGTGGCTTTGTACAGGAATACAATTAATGAATGAAGCTACATTATTCATTGTTCAGATTTTCAGAACAAAAGCAATGGAATGCACAATGTATTTAGTCTGGCTTATGTTGTGAGGTTTCAAAATGCCAATAAATTGAACTACATTTGTGTATTAAGTTTATAgatgtgtatatagtgtataaggaGTTCTTTTGCACGCACATGATTTAAGCTTCTCAGCAAGCTGCTTGTTTTCACTGATTTATGCCATTAGAGATTTAGGTCACAGTGTCTCTGGGAATACCAAGCCTGTTTTCCTAGTAACAGGAATAAGGGACTTGTTTGTGAGACACATTGCATGTTCCCTGTTCTAATGAAGCTGAGCAGTGAATGGAGAGGCATGTGGATAGTCTGCTATCATTGGCTGTACAAACCCAAGAGCAGTATTGAATGTCAAATGCATATAGTTGCTCTGCTTTGCTGAGGCTGATAAGCTTAGGGAAAAAAGTTAAAGCCTAAACCAATACGGCTCTTTCAGCAATCAGGATATGACCGACATAAACAAAACCCTGGAGGTGCTGATGGACACTAATGTAGCTTTCACAGCCAAAGAGTGGCTGGAACACAAGCTTAATGAACAGCTGCAAGTGGCAGAACTTGACCTGTTTCAGTGGAAGCCATGATCAAAACTGAATTACACAACAAGAGGAACACTGACctattttataatgttatttttaagtTTGATATGCTGGATTTTGTTATATTGTACAAGCATATGTGGTCAAACAGAAACTGGATGGGTAATGTATCCATAATAGTGGTAAAAGATTTAAGGTGTAATTCATACTTTTGAAAAATCTTTTTGCAAAATTGTCTCATGTTGCTCACAATTTCAGGTCTTCATTTATATCTTTCTGGCTGAGAAATTATCTCCACTTCACTCCATACCACAATAGAACCACATAGTTTTTAACTCTTCCACCTTTTTGTCAAAAGGAAACCACAGGACATTCAACAAGATTTTTCAATGATTTAATTGCAATTACAAAATCACATTGCAGGCAGATGAGGGCTctaaaaataatacacttttACTTTGAACAGTGGTCGTTACTGTTATGATTATTTTGCACCTGAATGCtgaattttgttatttttatttggcaATAAAATATCTGGCAAAAAGTAATATGCTTTGCAAAATAATAGACATTTACTGACacgttgatttattttttttattgtctagaagaagaatagcctttatttctcacatatacattacagcacagtgaaatttgttctttgcatatcccagcttgatcagaagctggggtcagagagcagggtcagtcatgatacggtgcccctggagcacagagggttaagggccttgctcaagggcccaagagtggcagcttggtgatatcGGTTCTTGAACCCCCtacttccaatcagtaacccagagctttaaccactggagctaccactctCCTTATAAGAATGTACACAAGTAAACCTCCCATTTTTTATTTGGGTTTTGTCCCATTGTTACTTTATTaaatactatttaaaaataaaatgtatataaaaacaccCATACATTGTTAAATGTTGAAAATTGGTAGTTCACTTTATGATTGACTTTTGCTTGTTCAGTGAGCACATCTATTATACCAATCAATCTCATTAGATCCTATGGATGTAGTattgatatattaataaaatttgtaatatttaaacatattagTGAAAGTAACTGTTGATGTATCTGACCTGAACCTACTCTAAAACAAGAAATCGTGGCagttctccttttttttgttttataatgttGAAATTACAGGAAGAATGACACTTTTTCTGTGCATGGAAAGAAGACAGTAAGAATAAGAttgacatttaaatgtataaaatacaaatgtaatacaCCTTGGTAGTAAGTTAACAAGTTAACACTTGAGTTTCCATCTATTAATTACAAAGAACCATTTTAGtacaaaagtgaaataaataaatttatttttctctcctttttgcTTGCGAAGTTTCAGTCTTTTCAGGACGGAAGTCCATTTCTTTGATATGCATTTAAGTCTGACTGTGGCTATAAAACAAATCTTCCTCAATTTACTGTTGGCTTAAATATATTGATCACATAGTGTGCTTACCCAAATGCTCATAAAAAAtccataatatatatttattttataaatatagtggaaaaaatacaaatagattTTCCAGCTGATCTTTTACTTTGAGTATTTGGGTGAGCTTGAGGATTCATCCAATTTATTTTGGACATTCCATTTAGTCCTTAATGCTGTTTGTCACATGTTGAGGTGTGGGTTTGTGATGGGATTCACAGGACTCTAGAAGTGCGGTGGAGGAAAGGTTCAGTCTCATCACAGCTCCACTGGTCCTCCTCACTAAGAGCTTGGCGCCTCTGCACCACCACAACAGCCACAACCAACAGCCAGAAGAAGAAACTCACCCACACGGATTTCTGAGGGAGAATCAGCCATCAGATCAATAATCATAGCAAGAGTATATCATGCAAATTTTATAATGCAATTTTTATCTGTAATAttaaggcttttttttataaatcaaccTTGAAATTCTAACAAAATTTGTATCATTAAGACGATGATTAAGATCTTTACAAGATTTCATAGCCGACATACATATAAGCATGAGGTGGGTTCACTGTTGTTTATGCAATGTTTGTCCTAGATTTCTTGGTGCCCTATATAAAATTCTGTTTGCTTCTCAACCATACACTGCACATAGATCACCTACCAATTTTCTACCATGTACAGCACATCTCAGCAAGACCTAATAgtgaaaaacactataaaagTGTTAGATAGCTAGTTAGGGATCTTGCTTGCATTTATGACTAACTGCTACcgaatctaaaaataaaatgaaatttacaTACCTATTGGGACATTAATTAGCTAGCTAAGAACATACAAGCCTGCCTTATATTTTTGGGTCAACTAACAATCTAAGGCTAGCTTTATATACTACACAGGTGTTGAAAATGATCGATAACTACAAGCGAGTGAGACTGAGAGTTTTCAAAGTGTTCCAAAAGTTTACTAAATCCATTTTGTTCAACAAACCTTTAAGTCAGTTTCTTTTCATTGCAACTGATTGTGCCATTGTCATGCAATTATGTATGTGTTCAATGCTAGCTTTGACTGAATAttggaaaaatgtatatactgcTTGTTGTTTCTATACgtatatatgtaaacatatacgtatgtgtgtgtgtgtgtgtgtgtgtgtgtgtgtgtgtgtgtgtgtgtgtgtgtgtgtgtggagtaataCCTCGGCACTATGCAGTTCTGTGTAAAATTCACTCCCTATGTACGGACTTGACCATGTCATATTCTGTGCTTCCTTACAACTGAAAACAacacataaaaaataacaaatgtaatTTCATTTCTTCATCAATATGAAAATGaactgtgtataaatatattcataccCATCATGAGAATGTTTAAGAACATTACACGCCCCAAACATCTTAGCCTTTTTCTTAGATTTTCAAATTTGGGAGATgagtattttattcattaatatggatttaatcatttttaactatcagattaaaataaataataatattacatttaatgatTACATCTGTGTTGAACTCACCTGCTGATGGAGGAACTGTTGTAcaggacagagagacacaggCTGTCTCTGCCAGTCCTCAGAATACACCCTGACACCAATAGAAAAAGTAGGAGAAGACCACATACCAATAGGGACACGTTCAGCCACACACTTCTCCtaagagacacaaacacaaaatagaacagaaattattttcttttacagcaCAGAGGAGTGTTGACTTTTGTAATTACATTTCTCAGATTGTATTGATTAATTGTCAATAAAAgcaggtgttaaaaaaaaataaatgtgaaagcaACTGTAATTTAAATGTTAGCAAATTTCCCGTGAATCTTTTTTGCGTTGATCTGATTTCACCTTTTTGCGTAATCATCCACGCAGCTTGCATAGATCCAGTAAAGAATGAGGGTGAAGCAATATGGCCACACAAACAGAGATGGATGACACAAAATAGCAGAGTGAGGGAGAACTGGAGCTTTCTATTGTTAAGGACTGGTCAGATGTGTTGAAGGAGATACTGCCATAGAGGATGCACTGTCCTGCAAAGTGACCCTGTAATAGAATTTGTGTTGTTAAACTAAAGCATTTTGTATTGAGCAAAAAATACATATGTGCAAATTCAAAACGTTTTGAAACATGAATAATGATAAGCtggctctctttctctctcacacactcacagacacacacaccagtgagaGTTCATCATTTGACTCCTATAAAGTTTAATGTGGAACCACAGGTGGTTAGTCACATGACCAAAGATCTCATTAAATCATCAATAATGGTCCATTCAAACTGAAAGGATTTAACGTTATCCTATCATTTG
This Silurus meridionalis isolate SWU-2019-XX chromosome 15, ASM1480568v1, whole genome shotgun sequence DNA region includes the following protein-coding sequences:
- the tmem179bb gene encoding LOW QUALITY PROTEIN: transmembrane protein 179B (The sequence of the model RefSeq protein was modified relative to this genomic sequence to represent the inferred CDS: inserted 2 bases in 1 codon) yields the protein MGLPWLLALELVLHAGSFMCGVITAASVTITQGHFAGQCILYGSISFNTSDQSLTIESSSSPSLCYFVSSISVCVAXYCFTLILYWIYASCVDDYAKRRSVWLNVSLLVCGLLLLFLLVSGCILRTGRDSLCLSVLYNSSSISSCKEAQNMTWSSPYIGSEFYTELHSAEKSVWVSFFFWLLVVAVVVVQRRQALSEEDQWSCDETEPFLHRTSRVL